The Nycticebus coucang isolate mNycCou1 chromosome 2, mNycCou1.pri, whole genome shotgun sequence genome includes a window with the following:
- the SNX20 gene encoding sorting nexin-20, whose protein sequence is MASPEYPGSPGRTRPITQGTARNKQDVPAMGPDLPRPGPEGHLDAHGGPTSNSSMTTRELQDYWQNEKCRWRNVKLLFEIASARVEERTISKFVIYEIIVIQTGSFDSNKAVLERRYSDFEKLQKALLKTFKEEIEDVVFPRKHLVGNFSEEMICERKLALKGYLGALYAIRCVRRSREFLDFLTRPELREAFGCLRAGQYARALDILVHVVPLQEKLTTHCPTAVVPALCAMLVCHRDLERPAEAFAAGERALQLLQAREGHRYYTPLLDAMVRLAYLLGRDFVSLQEKLEESQLRRPTHRGFSLKELAVREYL, encoded by the exons ATGGCAAGTCCAGAGTACCCTGGGAGCCCTGGCAGGACAAGACCCATAACCCAGGGCACAGCAAGAAACAAGCAAGATGTGCCAGCCATGGGCCCCGACCTCCCACGTCCAGGACCTGAAGGGCACTTAG ATGCCCATGGCGGCCCGACGTCCAACTCCAGCATGACCACTCGGGAGCTGCAGGACTACTGGCAGAACGAGAAGTGCCGCTGGCGGAACGTCAAACTGCTCTTTGAGATCGCTTCAGCCCGCGTGGAGGAGAGGACAATCTCCAAGTTTGTG ATATATGAAATCATCGTCATCCAGACAGGGAGCTTCGACAGCAACAAGGCTGTCCTGGAACGGCGCTATTCCGACTTCGAGAAGCTGCAGAAAGCCCTGCTCAAGACTTTCAAGGAGGAGATTGAAGACGTGGTTTTCCCCAGGAAGCACCTGGTGGGGAACTTCTCGGAGGAGATGATCTGTGAACGCAAGCTGGCCCTCAAGGGGTACCTGGGCGCGCTCTACGCCATCCGCTGCGTGCGCCGCTCCCGCGAGTTCCTGGACTTCCTCACGCGGCCCGAGCTCAGAGAGGCCTTCGGCTGCCTGCGGGCCGGCCAGTACGCCAGGGCCCTGGACATCCTGGTGCACGTGGTGCCCTTGCAGGAGAAGCTGACCACGCACTGCCCCACGGCAGTGGTCCCAGCCCTCTGCGCCATGCTGGTGTGCCACCGTGACCTGGAGCGCCCCGCCGAGGCCTTCGCAGCTGGCGAGAGGGCCCTGCAGCTGCTGCAGGCCCGGGAGGGCCACCGCTACTACACACCCCTGCTGGACGCCATGGTCCGCCTAGCCTACTTGCTGGGCAGGGACTTCGTGTCTCTGCAGGAGAAGCTGGAGGAAAGCCAGCTGCGGAGGCCCACCCACCGGGGCTTCTCCCTGAAGGAGCTGGCCGTCCGAGAGTATCTGTGA